One genomic segment of Oncorhynchus masou masou isolate Uvic2021 chromosome 16, UVic_Omas_1.1, whole genome shotgun sequence includes these proteins:
- the LOC135557846 gene encoding splicing factor 3B subunit 6, with the protein MAMQAAKRANIRLPPEVNRILYIRNLPYKITAEEMYDIFGKYGPIRQIRTGNTPESRGTAYVVYEDIFDAKNACDHLSGFNVCNRYLVVLYYNANRAFQKMDTKKKEEQLKLLKEKYGINTDPPK; encoded by the exons ATGGCTATGCAAGCAGCTAAACGAGCTAAT ATTCGATTACCACCTGAAGTCAACAGAATACTCTACATTAGAAATCTACCATACAAGATCAcagctgaggaaatgtacgacaTCTTTGGGAAGTATGGACCAATACGGCAGATTCGAAC TGGAAACACACCGGAATCAAGAGGGACAGCTTATGTGGTCTACGAGGACATCTTTGATGCCAAGAACGCCTGCGATCACCTTTCTGGATTCAACGTCTGCAACAGATATCTTGTAGTTTTATACTACAATGCAAACAGG GCTTTCCAGAAGATGGACACCAAGAAGAAAGAGGAGCAGCTGAAGCTTCTGAAGGAGAAATATGGCATAAACACAGATCCCCCAAAATag